The following are from one region of the Alicyclobacillus fastidiosus genome:
- a CDS encoding aldo/keto reductase — protein MTQVQRRTLGKSDLHVSPLGLGCWQFSEGQGLVGRFWPALGPAVIDEIVNTSLQGGINWFDTAEIYGRGASERALSSTLSRMGVKPSEVVIATKWWPVLRRASSIQKTIDDRIRALSPYAIDLYQVHQPYSWSSIAQQMEAMAAVVESHQVRYVGVSNFSARQMELAYTALERRGITLVSNQVKYNLLHRKIESNDTLRLAKELGVSIIAYSPLEQGLLTGKFHGDPELLKRVSGPRKYSSGFSRRGLERTRPLIQSMQSIAEKHGATPAQVALNWLMHHHGDTVVAIPGASRSAQASQNAGALSFVMSSEDSALLSELSWQVLGRS, from the coding sequence GTGACCCAGGTCCAAAGGCGAACGCTAGGAAAATCCGATTTACACGTCTCACCACTTGGGCTAGGTTGTTGGCAATTCAGTGAAGGGCAAGGGCTGGTTGGACGGTTTTGGCCTGCGCTGGGACCAGCCGTGATCGATGAGATCGTCAACACTAGTCTCCAGGGCGGCATCAACTGGTTTGACACGGCTGAAATTTACGGAAGAGGCGCCTCGGAACGTGCCTTGTCCAGCACCCTCTCCCGGATGGGCGTCAAGCCCTCCGAAGTGGTTATCGCGACCAAGTGGTGGCCCGTACTCCGCAGAGCCAGTTCCATTCAAAAGACCATTGACGATCGCATTCGAGCGCTCTCCCCTTACGCCATCGACCTCTACCAGGTCCATCAACCCTACAGTTGGTCGAGCATAGCTCAACAGATGGAAGCGATGGCCGCCGTCGTCGAATCGCATCAAGTTCGCTATGTCGGCGTCAGCAATTTCTCAGCTCGGCAAATGGAACTCGCTTACACGGCGCTCGAGCGCCGCGGCATCACCCTCGTCAGCAACCAGGTCAAATACAATTTGCTGCACCGCAAGATAGAATCGAACGACACGCTTCGCCTGGCCAAAGAGTTAGGCGTGAGTATCATCGCCTATTCCCCACTCGAACAAGGGCTTCTGACGGGTAAATTTCATGGCGATCCAGAACTGTTGAAGCGGGTGTCCGGCCCGCGCAAATACTCGTCCGGATTTAGTCGGAGGGGGCTTGAACGAACGCGGCCCCTCATTCAATCCATGCAGAGCATCGCAGAGAAGCACGGCGCAACACCGGCCCAGGTCGCGCTCAATTGGCTGATGCACCATCACGGAGATACGGTTGTGGCCATTCCAGGTGCATCGCGCAGCGCCCAGGCATCGCAAAACGCTGGAGCTTTATCGTTTGTCATGTCTAGCGAAGACAGCGCTCTGCTAAGCGAGTTGTCGTGGCAAGTACTGGGGCGCAGCTAA
- the murI gene encoding glutamate racemase → MKACELPVGVFDSGVGGLTVARAIQSQLPQESVIYFGDRARCPYGDQAPEDVLRYAIEISEFLLEQPVKCIVIACNTATAVALPTLRSMFSVPVIGVIEPGAAAAVAATKNGRIGVIGTSVTIESHAYRKAILALDDSTHVVEHACPDFVPLVERGQFDGPAVEQIVRDSLLVFADTGVDTLVLGCTHYPLLQPVIRRVLGPLVQVISSADATANVLMNRLNVEGLATSGDTEITHQYFTTGDGSRMRLALANWFGTPVTSDSVVQVQLPLPLHHVVKRAAVR, encoded by the coding sequence ATGAAGGCGTGTGAACTGCCCGTCGGGGTATTTGATTCTGGGGTCGGAGGCTTGACGGTAGCGCGTGCGATTCAATCACAACTACCGCAGGAGTCAGTGATTTACTTTGGCGACCGCGCGCGCTGTCCCTATGGGGACCAAGCGCCGGAGGACGTCCTGCGTTACGCGATAGAGATCTCGGAGTTTTTGTTGGAACAGCCGGTCAAGTGTATCGTGATCGCGTGCAACACCGCTACGGCCGTGGCGTTGCCTACGCTACGTTCGATGTTTTCGGTGCCGGTGATCGGCGTCATTGAACCGGGAGCCGCAGCAGCTGTCGCGGCCACGAAGAACGGGCGGATTGGCGTGATCGGGACAAGTGTCACGATAGAAAGCCATGCCTACCGAAAGGCCATTTTGGCGCTGGATGACTCCACGCACGTGGTTGAGCACGCGTGCCCGGACTTCGTACCGCTCGTCGAACGGGGCCAATTCGATGGGCCAGCGGTCGAGCAAATCGTTCGCGACTCGCTTCTGGTGTTTGCCGATACGGGTGTCGATACGCTGGTGCTGGGCTGTACGCACTACCCGCTCCTGCAGCCGGTCATCCGCCGCGTGCTTGGGCCCCTCGTGCAGGTCATTTCGTCCGCTGACGCTACGGCCAACGTGTTGATGAACCGATTGAACGTCGAGGGTTTGGCGACCTCTGGAGATACCGAGATCACACATCAGTATTTCACCACGGGCGATGGATCGAGAATGCGTTTGGCGCTCGCAAATTGGTTTGGCACACCGGTAACGTCTGACTCGGTGGTTCAGGTACAACTGCCCTTGCCGTTGCACCATGTCGTCAAGCGCGCGGCAGTACGCTAG
- a CDS encoding metallophosphoesterase yields MKLCIVSDTHGRTDELHAAALIAGDVDLLLHAGDETADAAWLRSYLQVPVQGVAGNWDKPSVEYPQERIVSVDDVPLLLTHGHRLQVKDTLQPLVARAKSVAAKVAVYGHTHVLHAGVHDDVLVVNPGSLALPRGGTEGSFVRLTSTPSGDFVKFLVEHLTTRAEVISEFEFVAKK; encoded by the coding sequence TTGAAACTGTGTATTGTCAGCGATACACACGGGCGAACGGATGAACTTCACGCGGCCGCCCTCATCGCCGGCGATGTGGACTTGCTCCTGCACGCGGGCGACGAGACGGCCGACGCGGCGTGGCTCAGGTCATATCTGCAGGTGCCGGTGCAAGGCGTCGCTGGCAACTGGGACAAGCCGTCTGTCGAGTATCCCCAAGAGCGAATCGTGTCGGTGGACGACGTCCCGCTCTTGCTCACGCACGGCCACCGATTACAGGTCAAGGACACGCTGCAACCTCTCGTCGCGCGGGCGAAGTCGGTCGCAGCTAAGGTTGCCGTGTACGGTCACACGCACGTGCTGCACGCGGGTGTGCACGACGATGTACTGGTCGTGAATCCAGGCAGTTTGGCGTTGCCCCGAGGCGGCACCGAGGGATCCTTCGTACGCCTGACGTCGACGCCGAGCGGCGATTTCGTCAAATTTTTGGTCGAACACTTGACGACGCGGGCGGAAGTCATCTCGGAATTTGAGTTTGTAGCCAAAAAATGA
- a CDS encoding MarR family transcriptional regulator codes for MSGEYSDYVVEIEHCLRSVAATVRRKGRILLSDYGLTSPQFEALIVLDREGELTIGELSGKLYLAYSTTTDLVDRLEKSNYVTRQRCSDDRRVVRVRLEPQGVTLIEGVLNARRNYLDSVLASVDTHTRKTILDSLELLHMNMANQ; via the coding sequence GTGTCGGGGGAGTACTCGGATTACGTGGTCGAGATCGAACACTGTCTTCGGTCGGTCGCCGCAACTGTCCGGCGAAAAGGGCGCATTCTCCTTTCCGATTACGGGCTGACCTCTCCTCAATTCGAAGCACTTATCGTGCTGGATCGAGAAGGGGAGTTGACCATTGGGGAATTGAGTGGAAAGCTGTACTTGGCGTACAGTACGACGACCGACTTGGTCGATCGTCTGGAGAAGTCAAACTACGTAACGCGTCAACGGTGTTCTGACGATAGGCGCGTTGTACGGGTGCGACTCGAGCCACAGGGTGTCACGTTGATTGAGGGTGTGCTCAACGCGCGTCGGAATTATTTGGACAGCGTGTTGGCGTCGGTCGATACGCACACGCGAAAGACGATATTGGATTCACTGGAACTGCTACATATGAATATGGCTAATCAATAA
- a CDS encoding pyridoxal phosphate-dependent aminotransferase: protein MHVAFDFDSVISRRKTGASKWDTLAERFGKDDVIPMWVADMDFASPSCVQEALVERAKHGVYGYAVRTDEYFDSIINWMHDRHGWAIEREWIASATGVVPALTVIVQALTEEGDGVLIQPPVYYPFKRVIRSWGRTVVENPLVYRNGQYEIDFEDLEEKAKQARVMFLCSPHNPVGRVWREDELRRIGEICLRHQVLVVADEIHADLVFSGSRHIPFASLSEQFAAASITCAAPSKTFNLAGLNTAYVIVPNAALKSRYELMSAKASMGSINVFGAHALAAAYREGGPWLDALLGYLEGNVQYLKDFIGRHIPELKVIEPEGTYLVWVDCRALGFEREELDHFFVHEAGLALDEGHLFGEEGVGFQRINIACPRSVLEQGLEQLKEAVERVVRAKA from the coding sequence ATGCACGTGGCATTTGATTTTGATTCCGTCATTTCAAGGCGCAAGACTGGGGCGTCGAAGTGGGATACATTAGCGGAACGATTTGGCAAGGATGACGTCATCCCAATGTGGGTTGCAGATATGGACTTCGCCTCGCCGAGTTGTGTCCAAGAGGCGCTCGTCGAGCGCGCAAAACACGGCGTCTACGGATACGCTGTGCGCACTGACGAGTACTTTGACAGTATCATCAACTGGATGCACGACAGACACGGTTGGGCCATCGAACGCGAGTGGATCGCTTCGGCGACGGGTGTCGTCCCGGCGTTGACCGTGATCGTTCAAGCGTTGACCGAGGAGGGGGACGGGGTACTGATTCAACCCCCTGTGTACTACCCGTTCAAGCGCGTCATTCGCTCCTGGGGGCGAACGGTCGTGGAAAACCCATTGGTCTATCGCAACGGTCAGTACGAAATCGATTTCGAGGACCTTGAGGAAAAGGCGAAACAGGCGCGCGTGATGTTCCTCTGCAGCCCGCACAATCCGGTGGGTCGCGTCTGGCGTGAAGATGAACTCCGCCGTATCGGTGAGATCTGCTTGCGCCATCAAGTGTTAGTGGTTGCGGACGAGATTCACGCCGACTTGGTCTTCAGCGGCTCTCGCCACATCCCATTTGCCAGCTTATCCGAGCAGTTTGCGGCCGCTTCCATCACCTGTGCAGCGCCGAGTAAGACGTTTAACCTCGCTGGCCTCAACACGGCGTATGTCATCGTGCCCAACGCGGCGCTCAAGTCCCGCTATGAACTGATGTCGGCGAAGGCGTCGATGGGGTCGATCAACGTGTTCGGCGCGCACGCACTGGCTGCTGCGTACCGCGAGGGCGGACCGTGGCTGGACGCGTTGTTAGGCTATCTCGAGGGGAATGTACAGTACCTGAAGGACTTCATCGGCCGCCACATCCCTGAGCTCAAGGTCATTGAGCCAGAAGGGACGTATCTCGTCTGGGTGGATTGTCGAGCGTTGGGATTTGAGCGAGAGGAACTCGATCACTTCTTCGTCCACGAAGCGGGGCTGGCGCTCGACGAAGGTCATTTGTTCGGCGAGGAAGGCGTCGGGTTCCAGCGCATCAACATCGCTTGTCCGAGATCGGTGCTCGAGCAGGGACTTGAGCAACTTAAGGAAGCGGTCGAACGGGTGGTTCGCGCGAAGGCCTGA
- a CDS encoding response regulator transcription factor, translating into MSSGKDARVKSLLTNREREVFELLVQDKTTKEIAAQLFVSEKTVRNHISNVMKKLNVKGRSQAVVELVRLGELTI; encoded by the coding sequence ATGTCTTCTGGAAAGGACGCGCGCGTGAAATCGTTACTGACAAACCGGGAACGGGAGGTGTTTGAACTCCTCGTTCAGGATAAAACCACCAAAGAAATCGCCGCGCAACTCTTCGTTAGCGAAAAAACAGTGCGGAACCACATCTCTAACGTGATGAAGAAGTTGAACGTGAAGGGTAGATCCCAAGCGGTGGTGGAGCTGGTCCGTCTCGGTGAGCTGACGATTTGA
- the rdgB gene encoding RdgB/HAM1 family non-canonical purine NTP pyrophosphatase: MKLVIATHNAHKVEEFRGLLQLPGLDVAMLPQGVPDAPETGMTFVENANMKARFYADYVDDWVLSDDSGLEVPLLGGEPGIYSARYAGVHGDDAANNAKLIARLHEHGQTEAEASFVCALAVYHKGTMLASVEGRVAGTIYDRALGQAGFGYDPLFQPSSAALRFAEMTPEQKAEHSHRAAALRLLAPLLKEWLD, translated from the coding sequence TTGAAACTGGTCATCGCTACACATAACGCGCATAAGGTTGAGGAATTCCGCGGGCTGCTCCAGCTGCCGGGATTGGACGTCGCTATGCTCCCGCAAGGTGTGCCTGATGCACCTGAGACGGGCATGACGTTCGTCGAGAACGCCAATATGAAGGCGCGGTTTTACGCAGATTACGTCGACGACTGGGTGTTGTCGGACGATTCCGGACTAGAAGTGCCTTTGCTCGGCGGTGAGCCGGGTATCTATTCGGCGCGTTACGCCGGCGTTCATGGAGATGACGCGGCAAATAACGCAAAATTGATCGCGCGTCTCCATGAGCACGGGCAGACAGAGGCCGAGGCGTCATTCGTCTGCGCTTTGGCGGTCTATCACAAGGGGACCATGCTGGCCTCGGTGGAAGGGCGAGTCGCGGGCACGATTTACGATCGCGCTTTAGGACAGGCGGGCTTCGGCTACGACCCACTGTTTCAGCCAAGCAGTGCCGCGCTTCGCTTCGCGGAGATGACGCCGGAACAGAAGGCCGAGCACTCGCATCGCGCGGCCGCTTTGCGACTCCTCGCACCGCTCCTGAAGGAGTGGCTGGATTGA